In Oscarella lobularis chromosome 18, ooOscLobu1.1, whole genome shotgun sequence, the following proteins share a genomic window:
- the LOC136197695 gene encoding neurogenic locus Notch protein-like, protein MITSCFIACLLICLLSVPLSAEECYPLTETNVSKLFERYSDRLDGSLRSNISYFINCVAYGNNPTNARAYALSVVFSDDTTQRFYVWCSKGPDTYIQRPETGPVTPILRNIDLKVGCARCLINDQTPCDACHSSCLVNRTCTGVLPQDCCNYIGPDGLCVAQCPANYAPNADDNCICANEWTGATCTVCNITCQNGGTTNSNCSGCDCPVGFTGNQCEVDVNECISLPCQNGGTCKDFVGGYACQCLSGYSGTDCETDIDECGSNPCMNRGTCTDFVNWYACDCVNGYTGIFCETNFDECQSSPCQNQGVCLDGVNGYGCQCISGFSGGHCETNVDECQSNPCINRGTCRDEINGYVCQCAPGYTGVYCQTDIDECRSDPCQNEGNCSDAVNGYACQCVAGYTGIQCETNVDECQSNPCRNWGTCSDAVSGYNCKCAPGFTGIYCETDIDECGSNPCENQGTCSDDVDGYVCQCSSGFTGIHCETDVDECGSNPCQNQGTCSDGINSYACHCTPGYTGVHCETDIDECESNPCRNQGTCSDGINGYACNCSSGFTGIYCETDIDECSSNPCENQGTCSDDVDGYVCQCSSGFTGIHCETDVDECGSNPCQNQGTCSDEINNYACHCIPGYTGVHCETDIDECESNPCRNQGTCSDSVDDYSCECAPGYTGVHCEIDIDECQSNPCHNEGTCSDAVNGYTCQCVAGYSGIHCETNTDECESNPCRNRGTCSDALNQYTCQCSSGFTGAHCETNIDECFSNPCRNEATCSDDVNGYTCVCLDGYTGVDCETNVDECISNPCQNGGSCVDAVNAYACQCESGYTGYRCETNVDECQSMPCENGGTCWDAIDGYNCQCQNGYTGIACETNIDECFSMPCQNGGTCLDDISEYRCQCKDGYTGGSCQMDIDECLSFPCLNGATCFDKIDGYSCQCKSGYTGTKCDVDIDECQSFPCQNGATCIDGVDNYTCRCDAGYAGRLCETNVDECESMPCRNGGVCGDQVNGYSCTCLGGYTGLLCQTNVNECESNPCRNAGNCTDGVDGYSCTCGTGYTGADCETDVNECASNPCQNSGNCTDQINGYLCTCAAGYTGADCETDVNECGSNPCQNSGSCTDQINGYLCACVAGYAGADCQTNVDECASNPCQNSGNCTDQINGYLCTCVAGYSGVDCETDVNECASNPCQNSGNCTDGINDYRCACVAGYTGADCLTNIDECGSNPCRNSGNCTDKINGYSCTCVAGYTSANCETNINECNSNPCQNTGNCTDEVNGYFCTCKIGYTGANCETNVNECASNPCQNAGTCEDDVDEYSCRCIDGYTGLRCETDIDECEMERPCRNGANCTDQINGFACACRSGYAGARCETDVDECASNPCRNGSSCVDLSNGYACVCSGGYTGRKCETDIDDCAGKLCRNGASCVDGVAGYDCVCLDGYTGIHCETNVDECESVPCRNGGVCRDATNGFACSCPLGYTGRLCEKDVDECSAVLNLCRNGGSCRNRDGGYDCLCTAHYTGRHCENDVDECRSAPCWNGARCRNKVGGFECLCPFGFKGFLCETPDDICSRLALSCGEHGRCVVRRFDRRYDVVLDALPTNCECDSGYYGTLCDNTLDTCAEVTCQNEGKCKLASALELYTCDCLGRWSGTLCDNCTLPCEHGNVDSACENCICYGNWSGEDCSECRQNRVVDGNECVEKCREETYEAIDVSSFVGGTKLNRECFACGVYLCKRCEDNDERLPVCKECVAGALLDPDEIGKCVLIDIDVENDADDNGSNIGLIIGLVVVGVVSAVIIVVAWRWYRRKTGGEYSVRSAGTDWTDEPSPRPYSGFEGMLGNPLYTFPTNDVVKTEKLEDESDCAKATTVNSNSEENLEFPPEPTMEEVGNHEDFGFAIV, encoded by the exons ATGATTACCAGTTGCTTCATCGCGTGCTTGCTCATTTGCCTTCTTTCGGTGCCACTTTCCGCCGAAGAATGCTACCCACTCACGGAAACAAACGTTTCGAAGCTCTTTGAACGTTATTCCGACCGTCTCGACGGTTCGTTGCGATCGAATATTTCGTATTTCATCAATTGCGTTGCTTACGGGAACAATCCAACGAATGCGCGCGCCTACGCACtttccgtcgtcttttcggACGACACAACTCAACGCTTCTATGTCTGGTGCAGCAAAGGCCCCGATACCTACATCCAACGTCCCGAAACGGGCCCCGTAACGCCGATACTGAGAAATATAGATCTGAAAGTGGGCTGTGCACGTTGCTTGATCAACGATCAGACGCCGTGCGACG CCTGTCATTCGTCGTGCCTTGTGAATAGAACGTGCACGGGCGTGTTGCCCCAAGACTGTTGCAATTATATCGGACCGGACGGACTCTGCGTCGCGCAGTGTCCAGCGAATTACGCGCCAAACGCCGATGACAATTGCATTTGCGCGAACGAGTGGACAGGTGCAACGTGCACGG TTTGCAATATTACGTGTCAGAACGGAGGTACAACGAATTCGAACTGTTCCGGATGTGATTGTCCTGTGGGGTTTACTGGAAATCAATGTGAAGTGGACGTAAACGAGTGCATATCGTTACCGTGTCAGAACGGCGGAACTTGTAAGGATTTTGTCGGTGGATATGCGTGCCAGTGTTTGAGTGGATACAGTGGGACTGACTGTGAAACAGATATCGATGAATGTGGGTCGAATCCGTGCATGAATCGAGGCACGTGTACGGATTTTGTCAATTGGTATGCGTGTGATTGCGTCAACGGATACACTGGGATTTtttgcgagacgaattttgATGAATGCCAGTCGAGTCCATGCCAGAACCAGGGAGTTTGTTTGGATGGTGTAAACGGCTATGGATGTCAATGTATTTCTGGATTTAGCGGGGGTCACTGTGAGACGAATGTTGATGAATGCCAATCAAATCCTTGCATAAATCGAGGAACGTGTCGTGATGAAATTAATGGCTACGTATGTCAATGTGCTCCTGGCTACACTGGAGTTTACTGTCAAActgatattgacgaatgtcgGTCTGATCCCTGTCAGAATGAGGGGAATTGTTCTGATGCTGTAAACGGCTATGCTTGTCAATGTGTAGCCGGCTATACTGGGATTCAATGTGAGACAAACGTAGATGAATGCCAATCGAATCCATGCAGGAATTGGGGAACTTGCTCGGATGCTGTATCTGGCTACAATTGCAAATGTGCTCCGGGTTTTACTGGGATTTACTGCGAGACTGATATTGACGAGTGCGGTTCGAATCCTTGTGAGAATCAAGGGACGTGTTCTGATGATGTAGACGGCTACGTGTGTCAATGTTCTTCGGGTTTTACAGGAATTCACTGTGAAACAGATGTTGATGAGTGCGGATCGAATCCTTGCCAAAATCAAGGAACTTGCTCTGATGGAATTAATAGCTACGCGTGTCATTGTACCCCTGGTTATACTGGAGTTCACTGTGAGACTGATATTGACGAGTGCGAATCAAATCCTTGCAGAAATCAAGGAACTTGCTCTGATGGAATTAATGGCTACGCGTGTAACTGTTCTTCGGGTTTTACTGGGATTTACTGCGAGACTgatatcgacgagtgcaGTTCAAATCCTTGTGAGAATCAAGGGACGTGTTCTGATGATGTAGACGGCTACGTGTGTCAATGTTCTTCGGGTTTTACAGGAATTCACTGTGAAACAGATGTTGATGAGTGTGGATCGAATCCTTGCCAAAATCAAGGAACTTGCTCTGATGAAATTAATAACTACGCATGTCATTGTATCCCTGGCTATACCGGAGTTCACTGTGAGACTGATATTGACGAGTGCGAATCAAATCCTTGCAGAAATCAAGGAACTTGCTCTGATAGTGTAGACGACTACAGTTGTGAATGTGCTCCTGGCTATACTGGGGTTCACTGTGAGAttgacattgatgaatgccAATCAAATCCGTGTCATAATGAAGGAACTTGCTCTGACGCTGTGAACGGCTACACGTGCCAATGTGTGGCTGGTTATAGCGGAATTcactgcgagacgaataCCGATGAATGCGAGTCGAATCCATGTCGAAATCGAGGAACTTGTTCGGATGCTTTGAATCAGTACACCTGTCAGTGTTCTTCCGGTTTTACTGGGGCTCACTGCGAAACaaatatcgacgaatgtttTTCGAATCCGTGTCGAAATGAAGCGACGTGCAGCGATGACGTGAATGGTTATACGTGTGTTTGTTTGGATGGATACACGGGGGTCGACTGCGAGACTAACGTAGACGAATGCATCTCGAATCCGTGTCAGAATGGAGGATCATGTGTCGATGCAGTCAACGCGTACGCGTGCCAATGCGAATCAGGATACACAGGGTATAgatgcgagacgaacgtcgatGAATGCCAGTCGATGCCTTGCGAGAACGGAGGCACTTGTTGGGACGCAATAGACGGATATAATTGCCAGTGTCAGAACGGATACACGGGAATAGCGTGTGAAAcgaatatcgacgaatgcttCTCTATGCCTTGTCAAAACGGAGGAACTTGCTTGGATGATATCAGCGAGTATAGGTGTCAATGTAAAGACGGATATACCGGAGGGTCATGTCAAATGGATATAGATGAAtgcctttcttttccttgtttGAATGGAGCGACTTGCTTCGACAAAATAGACGGCTATTCTTGTCAGTGTAAGAGCGGATACACGGGAACAAAGTGTGACGTGGATATCGATGAATGTCAATCGTTTCCTTGTCAAAACGGTGCGACTTGTATTGACGGAGTTGATAATTATACGTGCCGGTGTGACGCCGGCTATGCAGGTCGTCTCTGCGAaacaaacgtcgacgagtgcgagtCTATGCCGTGCCGGAACGGAGGCGTTTGCGGGGATCAAGTCAACGGTTATTCGTGCACGTGTCTTGGCGGATACACGGGACTGCTGTGTCAAACGAATGTTAACGAATGCGAATCGAATCCCTGTCGAAATGCTGGCAATTGTACTGATGGAGTTGACGGGTATTCGTGTACCTGTGGGACTGGGTATACCGGAGCCGACTGTGAGACAGATGTCAATGAGTGTGCATCAAATCCCTGTCAAAATTCCGGCAATTGTACTGATCAAATTAATGGGTATTTATGTACCTGTGCTGCTGGATATACCGGAGCCGACTGTGAGACAGATGTCAATGAGTGTGGGTCAAATCCCTGTCAAAATTCTGGCAGTTGCACTGATCAAATTAATGGGTATTTATGTGCGTGTGTGGCTGGATATGCCGGAGCTGATTGCCAAACGAATGTCGATGAATGTGCATCAAATCCCTGTCAAAATTCCGGCAATTGTACTGATCAAATTAATGGGTATTTATGTACCTGTGTAGCTGGATATAGTGGAGTCGACTGTGAGACAGACGTCAATGAGTGCGCATCAAATCCCTGTCAAAATTCCGGCAATTGTACTGATGGAATTAATGATTATAGATGTGCGTGTGTGGCCGGATACACCGGAGCTGACTGCCTGACGAATATCGATGAGTGTGGATCAAATCCTTGTCGGAATTCCGGCAATTGCACTGATAAAATTAATGGGTATTCATGTACCTGCGTGGCTGGGTATACCAGTGCAAACTGCGAGACCAACATCAACGAGTGCAACTCGAATCCCTGTCAAAATACCGGAAATTGCACGGATGAAGTTAACGGGTATTTCTGCACCTGCAAAATTGGATACACTGGAGCAAACTGCGAGACAAATGTGAACGAGTGTGCTTCGAATCCGTGTCAGAATGCCGGCACGTgcgaggacgacgtcgacgaatatTCGTGCCGCTGCATCGACGGATATACAGGTCTTCGATGCGAGACGgatatcgacgagtgcgagaTGGAGAGACCGTGTCGAAACGGCGCCAATTGCACGGATCAGATAAACGGGTTTGCGTGCGCGTGTCGGTCCGGTTACGCGGGCGCTCGATGCGagacggacgtcgacgagtgcgcttCGAATCCGTGTCGTAACGGATCATCCTGCGTCGACTTGTCAAACGGATATGCGTGCGTTTGTTCGGGCGGATACACGGGTCGAAAGTGCGAGACGGATATCGACGATTGCGCGGGGAAATTGTGCCGGAATGGGGCGAGTTGCGTCGACGGAGTCGCCGGTTATGACTGCGTTTGTTTGGATGGATATACAGGGATTcattgcgagacgaacgtcgacgaatgcgagtcGGTTCCTtgtcgaaacggcggcgtTTGTCGCGATGCGACGAACGGGTTTGCGTGCTCCTGTCCTCTCGGATACACCGGACGTTTATGCGagaaggacgtcgacgaatgtagCGCCGTTTTGAATCTTTGTCGGAACGGCGGCTCGTGTCGAAATAGAGACGGCGGCTACGATTGCCTATGCACAGCCCATTACACCGGTCGTCACTgtgaaaatgacgtcgacgagtgccgCTCCGCTCCGTGCTGGAACGGGGCGCGATGCCGGAACAAAGTCGGAGGGTTCGAATGCCTTTGTCCCTTTGGATTCAAAG GTTTCTTGTGCGAGACGCCTGATGATATTTGTAGTCGACTCGCTCTCTCGTGTGGAGAGCACGGACGCTGTGTCGTACGTCGATTTGATCGACgatacgacgtcgttttggaCGCCTTGCCGACGAACTGCGAATGCGATTCTGGATACTACGGCACACTGTGCGACAATACGCTGGACACGTGTGCAGAAGTCACCTGTCAGAACGAAGG AAAGTGCAAGCTGGCGTCTGCATTGGAGTTGTATACCTGCGATTGTCTAGGACGTTGGAGCGGTACTCTATGTGACA ACTGCACTCTTCCCTGCGAGCACGGTAACGTCGATAGTGCCTGCGAAAATTGCATCTGTTATGGAAACTGGAGTGGAGAAGACTGCTCTG AGTGTCGTCAGAATCGAGTTGTTGATGGGAACGAGTGCGTTGAAAAGTGCCGGGAAGAAACGTACGAGGCAATCGACGTGAGCTCTTTTGTTGGCGGCACTAAATTGAATCGCGAGTGTTTTG CGTGCGGCGTCTACCTGTGCAAACGATGCGAGGATAATGACGAGCGTTTACCAGTCTGCAAGGAGTGCGTAGCAGGTGCACTGCTAGATCCTGACGAAATTGGAAAATGCGTCCTAA TTGACATAGACGTGGAGAATGACGCTGATGACAATGGATCCAATATTG GTTTAATTATTGGActggtcgtcgtcggcgttgtcAGCGCAGTCATCATTGTCGTTGCGTGGAGATGGTACAGGCGCAAGACTGGAGGAGAATATAGTGTTCGTTCGGCGGGGACAGACTGGACTGACGAACCATCGCCACGACCGTACTCAGG ATTTGAAGGAATGCTGGGCAATCCTCTGTATACTTTTCCGACAAACGATGTCGTGAAAACTGAGAAGCTCGAAGATGAGTCGGATTGTGCTAAGGCTACTACTGTTAACAGTAATTCAGAAGAAAACTTGGAATTTCCGCCAGAGCCGACAATGGAAGAGGTAGGAAATCATGAAGATTTTGGTTTTGCTATCGTCTAA
- the LOC136198119 gene encoding glycogen-binding subunit 76A-like, which translates to MLVLLSFLVYKLATVLLRPFHHFQRTYSNRYTTQNKSLSSHNQHTVRSPKKRFSKSKKIQFTVDEKDSHHSPIDRCDSSVDLPATIVAQRRRRASSCRVLEAVPPAKSDASPTEKEIENFILSGNVVHFHGASVVPSTVDDEANVSVYFLVKNVGFLKSLAVRMSLDDWTTYDDVSGEWIDSPSSLVDVFRVELRLPLERLAVKSTARFAARLDVDGETYWDSNEAKNYTLIWECD; encoded by the coding sequence aTGCTAGTGCTACTCTCCTTTCTCGTCTATAAATTAGCCACAGTTCTCCTAAGACCATTCCATCATTTCCAGAGAACATACTCTAACAGGTACACCACACAGAATAAGTCACTATCTAGTCATAATCAGCATACTGTCCGCTCTCCCAAAAAAAGAttctcaaaatcaaaaaagatTCAATTCACAgtagacgaaaaagacagTCATCACTCGCCAATAGATCGTTGCGACTCGTCCGTCGATCTTCCCGCCACCATCGTCgcacaacgacgacgtcgcgcgtctTCGTGCCGAGTTCTCGAAGCGGTGCCGCCCGCTAAGAGCGACGCCAGTCCAacggagaaagaaatcgaaaatttTATATTGTCAGGCAACGTCGTGCATTTTCACGGCGCGTCCGTCGTGCCGTCGACtgttgacgacgaagcgaacgtTTCCGTGTATTTTCTAGTGAAAAATGTCGGATTTTTAAAATCTCTTGCCGTTCGAATGTCGCTTGATGATTGGACTAcgtacgatgacgtcagcggaGAGTGGATTGACAGTCCGTCGTCACTCGTGGAcgtctttcgcgtcgaattgCGTCTTCCCTTAGAACGGCTTGCCGTgaaatcgacggcacgcTTTGCcgctcgtctcgacgtcgacggcgagacgtaTTGGGATAGCAACGAAGCGAAGAATTACACGCTTATTTGGGAGTGCGATTGA
- the LOC136197721 gene encoding ADP-ribosylation factor-like protein 6-interacting protein 4 — translation MGKRKRKRSTEIEDSDSSDSSLSSENDDAKAKKRKSETKKTKKRKKEKKKKKKEKKKKKRIEKHAEAHPIEPTKTPRGPMTKEQWEKEESVIRRVYDPETGRNRLVKGSGEILEEIVSRDRHLQINKQATQGDGLSFQYHAGLIRKS, via the exons ATgggaaagcgaaaaagaaagcgttcgACTGAAATAGAAGACTCCGATTCATCGGATTCTAGCCTGTCGagtgaaaacgacgacgccaaggCTAAGAAACGCAAAtcagaaacgaagaaaacgaagaagaggaaaaaggagaaaaagaagaagaaaaaggaaaagaagaagaagaaacgaatagAAAAGCACGCAGAGGCCCATCCAATAGAGCCTACAAA AACGCCACGCGGTCCCATGACCAAAGAGCAAtgggaaaaggaagagagcGTCATACGTAGAGTATACGATCCTGAAACGGGTCGAAACAG ACTTGTAAAAGGAAGCGGGGAAATTCTCGAGGAGATAGTAAGCCGCGATAGACATCTGCAGATAAACAAA CAAGCGACACAGGGAGATGGCCTATCCTTTCAATACCATGCCGGACTCATAAGaaaatcttaa